DNA from Pirellulales bacterium:
GGTAGCAGCGGCGGCTTGGGGCTGCGAACGTGTTGGCCGTGCGTCGGCGCCAGCACGGCCTCCATATATTCGGCCACCTGTTCGGGTGTTTCGAAATAATGGTCGTACACCCAATCGTCTTCGTATTCGCAATCCTTCGTCGAATAGTCGCGGCAGACCTGCGGGCGGGTTTCGTAAATTCCGCAGCGATTGTCGGGCTGCAAATGCTTGCAGGTCGTGTGCACCAAGAGATACCACGTGCCGTCTTCGGTGAACACGGTGGCATGCTCGTGCAGCAAATACCAGCGGATGAATTCGAATTCTTCGTAAGTCTCCGGCGTTTCAAACGGTAGCGCGAAATAGCGGCAGCACTTCGCCGTGCAATACGAACAAAGCACTTCGCCGGCAGGAATCGCCTCGCGGCGCGGTTTCGCGCGGGTAGCCGTTGCCATGAAGGTGAACCAAAGGAGAGAAGCGGTTGCGGTAAATCCAGCAGCGGACCAACTTAGCAAACCGCCCGTGGGCTGACAACTCGCGGCGAGATGCCGCCCGACACGGCCGCCGCAAACAACGCGACGGGGTTATCAGGATTCCGATCAGGCACGAGCGATATTTCGTATCAATATCCTACCAGCGCGTCGGGGCCGACTTTTAAGCCGGCGACGCATTCGAACAGATTTGCCTTTCGCCGCCGGTTCTGATATAAACGCTCTTTGATCGGTCGATCGCTTGATTGGCCGATCACCTGAGTTTTGCCCACCTTTTGCCGCGTTTCGTCCTGCCTGCGGTTGAGAATTGTCGACAAGCGCTTGATGCCCTGGGGGATTGCGGTGCAGCGAGTTCGCTTCGGAATGGGTTGATCGTGCGCTGAACGATCGGGGAATTTCGCAATGATGCGATTGCCGCTCATTAGGTTCGCTTTCGCTGCCGGCCTCGCCATCGTTGTTTGCCCGTCAGCGCTTCAAGCCGGACAACCGACGAGTGGCGGCAAAAGCGGCACCGCATCACAGAAGACCGAGGCGGTATCTCCCGTATCAACGAAGCCGCCGTCGTTCGTCGAAGATGTCGTTCCACTCTTTACTCGCCTCGGCTGCAACGCCGGCTCATGCCATGGCAAAGCCGACGGCCGCAATGGGTTTCGACTTTCGCTCCGCGGCTATGCCCCCGAATGGGATATCGATCGGCTGACTCGTGAATCGCGCGGCCGGCGGATCGATCTGGCTTTGCCGGAAAATAGCTTGCTGCTGCGCAAGCCGACCGGCGCCGTTCCGCACGGCGGCGGGACGCTGATCGAGATCGCCAGCCCTGAATACAACCTGCTGTTGAATTGGATTCGGGCCGGGGCGCCGGGGCCGCTGGCCGACGAGCCGCATCCGCAGCGGATCGAACTTTCGCCCGGCGACACCACGCTGCACACCGGCCAAGCGCTGCAGCTTGCGGTGCGGGTTCAATATTCTGATGGCCATTGGCGCGATGTCACCTGGCTGACAAGATTTGCCACGAACGATGCCGGAGTGATGGACGTTTCGCCGAATGGCAAAGTTCGGGCAGTGCGCGAAGGGGAGACGGCTGTCCGGGCCGAGTTCCGGGGTCAAACGGCGCTTTCGATTTTCACGGTGCCATTCCATCGCGCGATCGATCCAA
Protein-coding regions in this window:
- a CDS encoding YkgJ family cysteine cluster protein, which encodes MATATRAKPRREAIPAGEVLCSYCTAKCCRYFALPFETPETYEEFEFIRWYLLHEHATVFTEDGTWYLLVHTTCKHLQPDNRCGIYETRPQVCRDYSTKDCEYEDDWVYDHYFETPEQVAEYMEAVLAPTHGQHVRSPKPPLLPVLN